The Helianthus annuus cultivar XRQ/B chromosome 11, HanXRQr2.0-SUNRISE, whole genome shotgun sequence region tcattagattgcaccctaaggaggaaccagatcaagatgacaatcatgtcaaaccttattgctgcgTTTCACATCTGGATTCTTTGTTGGCCTGTGCTGaagcaatcaaaggtatgttttcatgttttccattatgcctaaaacagaACTGACCAACATGAACTTCTTTCCAACCATACTAACCCCGACAAGGTCCTGTTGATCATCATTATCCGCCTCAGCTTCATCGGATTCTCCCTTGTTACTCCGATCTCGTTCCGCAACATCGGTCATTGTGGGCGCTTTTGCTTCACTAGCAACCTTGCTGGTGACTTCATTCGCAGACATGATATTGTGCCCAGCACCTGAAAGCCCCGGTGCTTTACCACTGAAACTGGTTGAACTCAACCCACGATCGCTAATTTGATTGGTTGACTTCATTATTGGACGTACATCTGACTGTACCGGAGACACCCAATGCTGACTGGTTGCGGTCAACTGAGGTTCCGAGTGTCCGTTAAGAACAGATGAGATGGTTGGAGCTGTTGGCTCGGGAGCGTAGCTTACGTGCTTCGTGGGATCGATGCTGGCGGAACGTTCGAATGTAGCTgagagagtaggtgaggagccgCTGTAATTCATTTTTAGCCGGAGAGGAAGGTTTTCCGGTGATGTGGGGTGTCATGAGTTCAGAtggtatgtgtgtatatatgggAGTAATTAGCTATGAGAAGTCAAGGTCAACTTAACTTATAGTCTTTTGATATTCGAACAATTGAAGTATTCACAAGAAACTtcctatatatttatataatgagaaaaatacccggatagtccctgtggttttaccttttttcacctatagtccctatctttctaaaactacttgaatagtccccaaggTTTTCCgttttgttctcggatagtccctgggtctaacttcagttacttttctctgttaaaatgatgtgaaatgacaaaaataccctttcctttaaaaggccaaaccacagggac contains the following coding sequences:
- the LOC118484345 gene encoding uncharacterized protein LOC118484345 — its product is MNYSGSSPTLSATFERSASIDPTKHVSYAPEPTAPTISSVLNGHSEPQLTATSQHWVSPVQSDVRPIMKSTNQISDRGLSSTSFSGKAPGLSGAGHNIMSANEVTSKVASEAKAPTMTDVAERDRSNKGESDEAEADNDDQQDLVGVSMVGKKFKPVNPEAYDVEDDDEYSVLDDPSY